The following proteins are encoded in a genomic region of Channa argus isolate prfri chromosome 3, Channa argus male v1.0, whole genome shotgun sequence:
- the adcy9 gene encoding adenylate cyclase type 9 isoform X2, whose translation MATLQHHRQLLMRGTEVSCDSSRDGAVTVRITNNTPHAHQRESVSASNSGAEGGGAGAYGAASKVNPNIHKYSISSSCSSADSRPAVTSSSRLHRKAPPLFERSAAQCWDPKFDSPILEEACQERCFPQTQRRFRFVLFYLAVAAALWGVYFGVNSGRCNLMSFLVPTASFLVLLVLLFLFTFTQPYTRLYNQTSLLLIAVTFGITLAPQVQTAGYTVLESANDGNASYILPDNVAPPCISPVGTFTLCMEVLLLLYSVLHVRLYASVLLGLLYSILFETLGWLPLLQRSYDTTRWGTGFVGSGSDWEGDTLSWMVPAKALLHLCAHVIGIHLFIMSEVRSRSTFLKVGQAIMHGKDLQVEKALKERMIHSVMPRRVADELMKQGDDEGSGENSGKRYSSGACSASAVSVGGGGSSGGPQAQSAASPKNHPHSNHKRKKTSIPRAQIIFRPFNMKRMEPVSILFADIVGFTKMSANKSAPALVGLLNDLFGRFDRLCELTCCEKISTLGDCYYCVAGCPEPRRDHAYCCVEMGLGMIQAIEQFCQETCETVSMRVGVHTGTVLCGILGIKRFKFDVWSNDVNLANLMEQLGVAGKVHLSEATAQFLDDRYQREDGRVAERAGQSVVEKLKGLKTYLISGRKWELEEQYGCSQMRLPGEDFVGVSMSSCPQPCTPDLISGGAQTAEPLLPHHPLDRTGPRCVAHSVLLSSGAEQGDDVAVLNGCQEEHKTSSAKVIPSHTLRAANGLLSPPLDEPVHASQSSLCDMLQEKEKKTSTSTGTGTSLGMACGSGAAGKGMDHSALIQLRAKNFRQKSDAHFVDVIREDSLMKDYFFKPPINKISLNFLERPLEKAYRSSYKEEIKNPVQVQTFASSTFSSFLDVVLSCFVFLALTLACFLPPLVSRATIGLPAAAALVLAPLAGLLELASLVLSIRMAFYLERVSCTRSLLSVFSGWVPRHVIGAVLVSLPAISVLSHLTCSVHLPLQVTMFLCCATTLAIIQYCNFCQLSFWMRSVLATATGIALLLLLYSPLHSSGNSSFTVHGSNISTLGHGGSESGPNPPLQLLDFLVQEAVLAFFLLLLLVWFLNREFEVSYRLHYHGNVEADKHRSNIQMMRDQAEWLLGNIIPIHVADQLKVTQSYSKNHDSVGVIFASIVNFSEFYEESYEGGKECYRVLNELIGDFDELLRKTEFKSVEKIKTIGATYMAASGLNVQQLAENDDDSPHAHLRALFNFALEMMGVLDDFNKNMLGFGFKLRIGFNHGPLTAGVIGTTKLLYDIWGDTVNIASRMDSTGVECRVQVSEESHAVLSAMGLEFDYRGTVNVKGKGQMRTFLYPKSGENICQDHTEQFVGIGPSFVESTNNKTSQSIAQAAVPPPSFSSPPPFSFLSTNPSQLQSGLRPQGVVPEPLPKAREEGYRDAPHLQEQSPASHIHTPPCSELGQEPSPAQVLSQVQPVLLALEEEEDEEEEPNEITKLNEEFYSRL comes from the exons ATGGCCACTCTGCAACATCATCGGCAGCTTCTCATGCGTGGAACGGAAGTGAGCTGCGACTCTAGCCGGGATGGCGCCGTGACTGTGCGGATTACCAACAACACGCCACACGCACATCAACGTGAGTCAGTGAGCGCTTCCAACAGTGGAGCCGagggaggaggagctggagcctATGGCGCTGCAAGTAAAGTGAACCCTAACATTCACAAATATAGTATCTCCtccagctgcagctcagcagaCTCCAGACCAGCTGTGACCTCCTCTTCGAGGTTGCATAGGAAGGCACCACCGTTGTTTGAACGCTCTGCTGCCCAGTGCTGGGACCCCAAGTTTGACTCCCCCATTCTGGAAGAGGCATGCCAAGAGAGATGCTTTCCTCAGACACAGCGACGCTTCCGTTTTGTCCTCTTCTACCTTGCAGTGGCAGCTGCACTCTGGGGGGTGTACTTTGGGGTCAATAGTGGCCGCTGCAACCTAATGAGCTTCCTTGTTCCCACGGCTTCCTTTTTGGTCCTTTTAGTGCTGCTCTTTTTGTTCACCTTCACCCAGCCTTACACACGGCTATATAACCAAACCTCCTTGCTTCTGATAGCCGTCACCTTTGGCATTACCTTAGCTCCACAGGTTCAGACTGCTGGTTACACTGTGCTGGAGTCTGCAAATGATGGTAATGCTTCATATATCTTACCAGACAATGTAGCACCACCTTGCATCTCCCCTGTAGGCACATTTACCTTGTGCATGGAGGTTCTTTTGTTATTATACAGTGTTCTCCATGTCCGTCTGTATGCTTCAGTGTTGCTGGGACTTCTGTATTCTATATTATTTGAGACATTAGGGTGGCTACCATTGCTTCAAAGAAGTTATGACACTACCAGATGGGGGACAGGCTTTGTGGGTTCAGGTTCTGATTGGGAAGGAGACACCCTCAGCTGGATGGTTCCAGCCAAAGCTCTGCTACACTTGTGTGCGCATGTCATTGGCATCCACCTGTTCATCATGTCAGAGGTGCGTTCTCGCAGCACCTTCCTCAAAGTGGGCCAAGCTATTATGCATGGCAAAGACTTACAGGTGGAGAAGGCCTTGAAGGAACGTATGATCCACTCAGTCATGCCACGGCGGGTTGCAGATGAATTGATGAAGCAAGGTGATGATGAGGGCAGTGGTGAGAACTCTGGCAAGCGCTATTCCTCTGGTGCTTGCTCTGCCTCAGCTGTCTCAGTAGGTGGCGGAGGAAGCAGTGGAGGGCCACAAGCCCAAAGTGCCGCAAGCCCCAAGAATCACCCTCACAGCAATCACAAACGCAAGAAGACCTCCATCCCACGTGCACAAATAATTTTTAGACCATTCAACATGAAACGCATGGAGCCTGTCAGCATCCTCTTTGCAGACATTGTAGGTTTCACTAAAATGTCTGCAAATAAATCAGCACCAGCCTTGGTGGGCCTTCTCAATGACCTGTTTGGACGTTTTGACAGACTCTGTGAACTAACCTGTTGTGAGAAGATCAGCACTTTGGGAGATTGCTATTATTGTGTAGCAGGCTGCCCTGAGCCCAGACGGGACCATGCTTACTGTTGTGTAGAGATGGGCCTGGGCATGATCCAAGCTATCGAGCAGTTCTGCCAGGAGACGTGTGAGACCGTTAGTATGCGTGTTGGTGTCCATACAGGCACAGTTCTGTGTGGGATCCTGGGAATTAAGCGCTTCAAGTTTGATGTATGGTCAAATGACGTCAATCTGGCTAATTTGATGGAGCAGCTGGGTGTGGCGGGCAAGGTCCATCTATCAGAAGCCACTGCCCAATTCCTCGATGACCGTTACCAAAGAGAGGATGGACGGGTGGCAGAGAGAGCAGGGCAGAGCGTGGTGGAGAAACTAAAGG gGTTGAAGACCTACCTGATCTCAGGGAGGAAATGGGAGCTTGAAGAGCAGTATGGCTGTTCTCAGATGCGACTACCAGGTGAGGATTTTGTAGGGGTCAGCATGTCCTCCTGCCCTCAGCCCTGCACACCAGACCTCATCTCTGGAGGAGCGCAGACTGCTGAACCCTTGTTGCCCCATCACCCACTAGACAGAACTGGG CCTCGCTGTGTAGCTCACAGTGTGCTCCTGTCTTCGGGGGCAGAACAGGGTGATGACGTGGCTGTGCTGAATGGCTGTCAGGAAGAGCACAAGACCAGCAGCGCCAAG GTCATCCCAAGTCACACCCTCAGGGCGGCCAATGGTCTCCTGAGTCCACCACTTGATGAACCAGTGCATGCCAGCCAAAGCTCCTTGTGTGACATGCtccaggagaaagagaagaaaactaGCACTAGCACAGGAACAGGCACTAGTCTAGGCATGGCGTGTGGCTCAGGGGCAGCGGGAAAAGGAATGGACCACTCTGCCCTGATCCAGCTGCGTGCCAAGAACTTCAGACAAAAGAGTGATGCCCACTTTGTGGATGTTATCAGAGAGGACAG TCTGATGAAGGACTATTTTTTTAAGCCACCTATCAACAAGATAAGCCTCAATTTTCTAGAAAGACCTCTGGAAAAGGCCTATCGTAGCAGCTACAAGGaggag ATAAAAAACCCAGTCCAAGTTCAGACATTTGCAAGCTCCACCTTCAGCTCCTTCTTGGATGTTGTCCTCAGCTGTTTTGTCTTCCTGGCATTGACTCTGGCTTGCTTCCTTCCACCTCTGGTGAGCCGGGCAACTATAGgccttccagctgcagcagccctGGTCCTGGCCCCCCTGGCTGGTCTTTTGGAGTTGGCCTCTCTGGTGCTGTCCATACG TATGGCCTTCTATCTGGAGAGGGTGAGCTGTACTCGCTCCTTGCTCAGTGTGTTCTCTGGCTGGGTCCCCCGTCACGTGATTGGAGCCGTATTAGTTTCTCTCCCTGCCATCTCTGTCCTGTCCCACCTTACTTGCAGTGTTCACTTGCCCCTTCAG GTGACTATGTTCCTGTGCTGCGCCACCACCCTGGCCATCATCCAGTATTGTAACTTCTGTCAGCTGAGTTTTTGGATGCGCTCCGTCCTTGCCACTGCTACAGGAATtgcactgctgctgttgctgtacAGCCCCTTACACAG CTCTGGTAATAGCAGCTTTACAGTCCATGG ATCAAACATCTCCACACTGGGTCATGGTGGTTCAGAATCAGGCCCAAACCCCCCCTTACAACTTCTTGACTTTTTGGTCCAGGAGGCTGTTCTGGCCTTCTTCTTGCTTCTTCTCCTGGTCTGGTTTCTTAATCGTGAGTTTGAAGTCAGCTACCGTCTTCATTACCATGGCAATGTGGAAGCTGACAAACATCGCTCCAATATCCAGATGATGCGAGATCAGGCTGAGTGGTTACTGGGCAACATCATCCCAATACATGTTGCTGACCAGCtcaag GTGACCCAGAGCTACTCAAAGAACCATGACAGTGTGGGTGTCATCTTTGCCAGTATTGTAAACTTCAGTGAATTCTATGAAGAAAGCTACGAGGGTGGAAAAGAGTGCTACCGTGTCCTTAATGAGCTAATTGGAGACTTTGATGAGCTCCTTCGCAAAACTGAATTCAAAAGTGTGGAAAAAATCAAGACAATTGGTGCTACCTACATGGCAGCATCAGGACTGAATGTCCAGCAGTTGGCTGAGAATGATGATGACTCTCCACATGCTCACCTGCGGGCACTTTTCAACTTTGCTTTGGAGATGATGGGGGTCCTGGATGACTTCAACAAGAACATGCTAGGTTTTGGTTTCAAGCTTCGTATTGGATTTAACCATGGGCCACTTACTGCAGGTGTAATTGGCACCACTAAGCTGCTCTATGACATCTGGGGAGATACGGTTAACATTGCTAGTCGTATGGACTCCACTGGTGTGGAGTGTCGGGTGCAGGTGAGCGAGGAAAGCCACGCTGTGCTCAGCGCCATGGGTTTAGAGTTTGACTATAGAGGTACAGTGAATGTAAAGGGCAAAGGTCAAATGAGGACCTTTCTGTACCCTAAAAGTGGGGAAAATATATGTCAAGATCACACTGAGCAGTTTGTTGGAATTGGACCCTCGTTTGTGGAatcaacaaacaataaaacatcacaatCTATTGCACAGGCAGCAGTTCCGCCCCCCTCCttttcctcccctcctcctttctcctttctttccaCAAACCCTTCTCAACTCCAAAGTGGTCTACGGCCTCAAGGTGTAGTGCCTGAGCCCCTCCCAAAAGCAAGGGAGGAAGGATATAGGGACGCTCCACACCTCCAAGAGCAGTCCCCTgcctcacacattcacaccccTCCATGCTCTGAACTAGGCCAAGAACCTAGTCCTGCACAAGTCCTCTCCCAAGTGCAGCCTGTTTTACTCGCActtgaagaagaggaggatgaagaagaagagcCCAATGAGATAACAAAACTCAATGAGGAGTTTTATTCTCGTCTCTga
- the adcy9 gene encoding adenylate cyclase type 9 isoform X3, with product MATLQHHRQLLMRGTEVSCDSSRDGAVTVRITNNTPHAHQRESVSASNSGAEGGGAGAYGAASKVNPNIHKYSISSSCSSADSRPAVTSSSRLHRKAPPLFERSAAQCWDPKFDSPILEEACQERCFPQTQRRFRFVLFYLAVAAALWGVYFGVNSGRCNLMSFLVPTASFLVLLVLLFLFTFTQPYTRLYNQTSLLLIAVTFGITLAPQVQTAGYTVLESANDGNASYILPDNVAPPCISPVGTFTLCMEVLLLLYSVLHVRLYASVLLGLLYSILFETLGWLPLLQRSYDTTRWGTGFVGSGSDWEGDTLSWMVPAKALLHLCAHVIGIHLFIMSEVRSRSTFLKVGQAIMHGKDLQVEKALKERMIHSVMPRRVADELMKQGDDEGSGENSGKRYSSGACSASAVSVGGGGSSGGPQAQSAASPKNHPHSNHKRKKTSIPRAQIIFRPFNMKRMEPVSILFADIVGFTKMSANKSAPALVGLLNDLFGRFDRLCELTCCEKISTLGDCYYCVAGCPEPRRDHAYCCVEMGLGMIQAIEQFCQETCETVSMRVGVHTGTVLCGILGIKRFKFDVWSNDVNLANLMEQLGVAGKVHLSEATAQFLDDRYQREDGRVAERAGQSVVEKLKGLKTYLISGRKWELEEQYGCSQMRLPGEDFVGVSMSSCPQPCTPDLISGGAQTAEPLLPHHPLDRTGVRVKPRCVAHSVLLSSGAEQGDDVAVLNGCQEEHKTSSAKVIPSHTLRAANGLLSPPLDEPVHASQSSLCDMLQEKEKKTSTSTGTGTSLGMACGSGAAGKGMDHSALIQLRAKNFRQKSDAHFVDVIREDSLMKDYFFKPPINKISLNFLERPLEKAYRSSYKEEIKNPVQVQTFASSTFSSFLDVVLSCFVFLALTLACFLPPLVSRATIGLPAAAALVLAPLAGLLELASLVLSIRMAFYLERVSCTRSLLSVFSGWVPRHVIGAVLVSLPAISVLSHLTCSVHLPLQVTMFLCCATTLAIIQYCNFCQLSFWMRSVLATATGIALLLLLYSPLHRSNISTLGHGGSESGPNPPLQLLDFLVQEAVLAFFLLLLLVWFLNREFEVSYRLHYHGNVEADKHRSNIQMMRDQAEWLLGNIIPIHVADQLKVTQSYSKNHDSVGVIFASIVNFSEFYEESYEGGKECYRVLNELIGDFDELLRKTEFKSVEKIKTIGATYMAASGLNVQQLAENDDDSPHAHLRALFNFALEMMGVLDDFNKNMLGFGFKLRIGFNHGPLTAGVIGTTKLLYDIWGDTVNIASRMDSTGVECRVQVSEESHAVLSAMGLEFDYRGTVNVKGKGQMRTFLYPKSGENICQDHTEQFVGIGPSFVESTNNKTSQSIAQAAVPPPSFSSPPPFSFLSTNPSQLQSGLRPQGVVPEPLPKAREEGYRDAPHLQEQSPASHIHTPPCSELGQEPSPAQVLSQVQPVLLALEEEEDEEEEPNEITKLNEEFYSRL from the exons ATGGCCACTCTGCAACATCATCGGCAGCTTCTCATGCGTGGAACGGAAGTGAGCTGCGACTCTAGCCGGGATGGCGCCGTGACTGTGCGGATTACCAACAACACGCCACACGCACATCAACGTGAGTCAGTGAGCGCTTCCAACAGTGGAGCCGagggaggaggagctggagcctATGGCGCTGCAAGTAAAGTGAACCCTAACATTCACAAATATAGTATCTCCtccagctgcagctcagcagaCTCCAGACCAGCTGTGACCTCCTCTTCGAGGTTGCATAGGAAGGCACCACCGTTGTTTGAACGCTCTGCTGCCCAGTGCTGGGACCCCAAGTTTGACTCCCCCATTCTGGAAGAGGCATGCCAAGAGAGATGCTTTCCTCAGACACAGCGACGCTTCCGTTTTGTCCTCTTCTACCTTGCAGTGGCAGCTGCACTCTGGGGGGTGTACTTTGGGGTCAATAGTGGCCGCTGCAACCTAATGAGCTTCCTTGTTCCCACGGCTTCCTTTTTGGTCCTTTTAGTGCTGCTCTTTTTGTTCACCTTCACCCAGCCTTACACACGGCTATATAACCAAACCTCCTTGCTTCTGATAGCCGTCACCTTTGGCATTACCTTAGCTCCACAGGTTCAGACTGCTGGTTACACTGTGCTGGAGTCTGCAAATGATGGTAATGCTTCATATATCTTACCAGACAATGTAGCACCACCTTGCATCTCCCCTGTAGGCACATTTACCTTGTGCATGGAGGTTCTTTTGTTATTATACAGTGTTCTCCATGTCCGTCTGTATGCTTCAGTGTTGCTGGGACTTCTGTATTCTATATTATTTGAGACATTAGGGTGGCTACCATTGCTTCAAAGAAGTTATGACACTACCAGATGGGGGACAGGCTTTGTGGGTTCAGGTTCTGATTGGGAAGGAGACACCCTCAGCTGGATGGTTCCAGCCAAAGCTCTGCTACACTTGTGTGCGCATGTCATTGGCATCCACCTGTTCATCATGTCAGAGGTGCGTTCTCGCAGCACCTTCCTCAAAGTGGGCCAAGCTATTATGCATGGCAAAGACTTACAGGTGGAGAAGGCCTTGAAGGAACGTATGATCCACTCAGTCATGCCACGGCGGGTTGCAGATGAATTGATGAAGCAAGGTGATGATGAGGGCAGTGGTGAGAACTCTGGCAAGCGCTATTCCTCTGGTGCTTGCTCTGCCTCAGCTGTCTCAGTAGGTGGCGGAGGAAGCAGTGGAGGGCCACAAGCCCAAAGTGCCGCAAGCCCCAAGAATCACCCTCACAGCAATCACAAACGCAAGAAGACCTCCATCCCACGTGCACAAATAATTTTTAGACCATTCAACATGAAACGCATGGAGCCTGTCAGCATCCTCTTTGCAGACATTGTAGGTTTCACTAAAATGTCTGCAAATAAATCAGCACCAGCCTTGGTGGGCCTTCTCAATGACCTGTTTGGACGTTTTGACAGACTCTGTGAACTAACCTGTTGTGAGAAGATCAGCACTTTGGGAGATTGCTATTATTGTGTAGCAGGCTGCCCTGAGCCCAGACGGGACCATGCTTACTGTTGTGTAGAGATGGGCCTGGGCATGATCCAAGCTATCGAGCAGTTCTGCCAGGAGACGTGTGAGACCGTTAGTATGCGTGTTGGTGTCCATACAGGCACAGTTCTGTGTGGGATCCTGGGAATTAAGCGCTTCAAGTTTGATGTATGGTCAAATGACGTCAATCTGGCTAATTTGATGGAGCAGCTGGGTGTGGCGGGCAAGGTCCATCTATCAGAAGCCACTGCCCAATTCCTCGATGACCGTTACCAAAGAGAGGATGGACGGGTGGCAGAGAGAGCAGGGCAGAGCGTGGTGGAGAAACTAAAGG gGTTGAAGACCTACCTGATCTCAGGGAGGAAATGGGAGCTTGAAGAGCAGTATGGCTGTTCTCAGATGCGACTACCAGGTGAGGATTTTGTAGGGGTCAGCATGTCCTCCTGCCCTCAGCCCTGCACACCAGACCTCATCTCTGGAGGAGCGCAGACTGCTGAACCCTTGTTGCCCCATCACCCACTAGACAGAACTGGGGTAAGAGTAAAG CCTCGCTGTGTAGCTCACAGTGTGCTCCTGTCTTCGGGGGCAGAACAGGGTGATGACGTGGCTGTGCTGAATGGCTGTCAGGAAGAGCACAAGACCAGCAGCGCCAAG GTCATCCCAAGTCACACCCTCAGGGCGGCCAATGGTCTCCTGAGTCCACCACTTGATGAACCAGTGCATGCCAGCCAAAGCTCCTTGTGTGACATGCtccaggagaaagagaagaaaactaGCACTAGCACAGGAACAGGCACTAGTCTAGGCATGGCGTGTGGCTCAGGGGCAGCGGGAAAAGGAATGGACCACTCTGCCCTGATCCAGCTGCGTGCCAAGAACTTCAGACAAAAGAGTGATGCCCACTTTGTGGATGTTATCAGAGAGGACAG TCTGATGAAGGACTATTTTTTTAAGCCACCTATCAACAAGATAAGCCTCAATTTTCTAGAAAGACCTCTGGAAAAGGCCTATCGTAGCAGCTACAAGGaggag ATAAAAAACCCAGTCCAAGTTCAGACATTTGCAAGCTCCACCTTCAGCTCCTTCTTGGATGTTGTCCTCAGCTGTTTTGTCTTCCTGGCATTGACTCTGGCTTGCTTCCTTCCACCTCTGGTGAGCCGGGCAACTATAGgccttccagctgcagcagccctGGTCCTGGCCCCCCTGGCTGGTCTTTTGGAGTTGGCCTCTCTGGTGCTGTCCATACG TATGGCCTTCTATCTGGAGAGGGTGAGCTGTACTCGCTCCTTGCTCAGTGTGTTCTCTGGCTGGGTCCCCCGTCACGTGATTGGAGCCGTATTAGTTTCTCTCCCTGCCATCTCTGTCCTGTCCCACCTTACTTGCAGTGTTCACTTGCCCCTTCAG GTGACTATGTTCCTGTGCTGCGCCACCACCCTGGCCATCATCCAGTATTGTAACTTCTGTCAGCTGAGTTTTTGGATGCGCTCCGTCCTTGCCACTGCTACAGGAATtgcactgctgctgttgctgtacAGCCCCTTACACAG ATCAAACATCTCCACACTGGGTCATGGTGGTTCAGAATCAGGCCCAAACCCCCCCTTACAACTTCTTGACTTTTTGGTCCAGGAGGCTGTTCTGGCCTTCTTCTTGCTTCTTCTCCTGGTCTGGTTTCTTAATCGTGAGTTTGAAGTCAGCTACCGTCTTCATTACCATGGCAATGTGGAAGCTGACAAACATCGCTCCAATATCCAGATGATGCGAGATCAGGCTGAGTGGTTACTGGGCAACATCATCCCAATACATGTTGCTGACCAGCtcaag GTGACCCAGAGCTACTCAAAGAACCATGACAGTGTGGGTGTCATCTTTGCCAGTATTGTAAACTTCAGTGAATTCTATGAAGAAAGCTACGAGGGTGGAAAAGAGTGCTACCGTGTCCTTAATGAGCTAATTGGAGACTTTGATGAGCTCCTTCGCAAAACTGAATTCAAAAGTGTGGAAAAAATCAAGACAATTGGTGCTACCTACATGGCAGCATCAGGACTGAATGTCCAGCAGTTGGCTGAGAATGATGATGACTCTCCACATGCTCACCTGCGGGCACTTTTCAACTTTGCTTTGGAGATGATGGGGGTCCTGGATGACTTCAACAAGAACATGCTAGGTTTTGGTTTCAAGCTTCGTATTGGATTTAACCATGGGCCACTTACTGCAGGTGTAATTGGCACCACTAAGCTGCTCTATGACATCTGGGGAGATACGGTTAACATTGCTAGTCGTATGGACTCCACTGGTGTGGAGTGTCGGGTGCAGGTGAGCGAGGAAAGCCACGCTGTGCTCAGCGCCATGGGTTTAGAGTTTGACTATAGAGGTACAGTGAATGTAAAGGGCAAAGGTCAAATGAGGACCTTTCTGTACCCTAAAAGTGGGGAAAATATATGTCAAGATCACACTGAGCAGTTTGTTGGAATTGGACCCTCGTTTGTGGAatcaacaaacaataaaacatcacaatCTATTGCACAGGCAGCAGTTCCGCCCCCCTCCttttcctcccctcctcctttctcctttctttccaCAAACCCTTCTCAACTCCAAAGTGGTCTACGGCCTCAAGGTGTAGTGCCTGAGCCCCTCCCAAAAGCAAGGGAGGAAGGATATAGGGACGCTCCACACCTCCAAGAGCAGTCCCCTgcctcacacattcacaccccTCCATGCTCTGAACTAGGCCAAGAACCTAGTCCTGCACAAGTCCTCTCCCAAGTGCAGCCTGTTTTACTCGCActtgaagaagaggaggatgaagaagaagagcCCAATGAGATAACAAAACTCAATGAGGAGTTTTATTCTCGTCTCTga